From a single Lolium rigidum isolate FL_2022 chromosome 7, APGP_CSIRO_Lrig_0.1, whole genome shotgun sequence genomic region:
- the LOC124673541 gene encoding obtusifoliol 14-alpha demethylase-like, producing MDLPISVVLLSLVVFSITAVVTKIASRRITVDPLCTPPPPPVVKGITFLRFLCTMCTKGPEAAMLSLYNTLGSVFTISFLWKRITFLVGREASDIFFRGMESEITHGDIYEFTVPIFGKEMGFAVDYTTRMEQNRFFVESLRPAQLRNHVNPMLQEVENYFAKWGDEGIVDLKHEFQQLLMLISSRCLVGKEVREKMFGQFCTLLHQIEEGLNLVSFLFPYIPIPVNRRRDKARIKLTGLLSEIVMSRKSFDRVEEDVLQRLMDSTYKDGRATTLGEVSGLILGLIFAGKHTSATTITWTGAQLLSHQKFLVAAMDEQKQIIGKYKENIDYSVLSEMRTLHSCIKEAARMHPALPTLVRKVQRDITVTSKGGNEYGIPKGNTLVNLVLVNGMLPHIYNDPEVYDPDRFGPGREEDKVAGKFSYTSFGCGRHACSGEAYAYMQIKIILSHLLRNFELKLISPFPKADWSKITPEPKGEVMVSYKRCRLAGK from the exons ATGGATTTGCCCATTAGTGTTGTGTTGCTGTCCCTTGTGGTCTTTTCTATAACTGCAGTTGTCACAAAAATTGCAAGTCGAAGAATTACAGTCGATCCTTTGtgcactccaccgcctccacctgTGGTGAAGGGTATTACTTTCTTAAGATTCTTATGTACGATGTGTACAAAGGGTCCTGAAGCTGCAATGCTTTCTCTCTATAACACCCTTGGCAGTGTGTTCACAATAAGTTTTCTCTGGAAAAGGATAACCTTCTTAGTTGGACGGGAGGCTTCTGACATTTTCTTTCGAGGGATGGAGTCTGAGATTACCCATGGAGATATATATGAGTTCACCGTGCCAATATTCGGAAAGGAGATGGGTTTTGCTGTAGATTACACCACTAGAATGGAGCAGAATCGCTTCTTTGTTGAGTCCCTGAGGCCGGCGCAACTGAGGAACCATGTCAACCCCATGCTTCAAGAAGTGGAG AACTACTTTGCAAAATGGGGAGATGAAGGGATAGTGGATCTGAAACATGAATTTCAGCAGCTCCTCATGCTAATCTCTAGCCGATGCCTGGTTGGCAAAGAGGTCCGAGAGAAGATGTTCGGCCAGTTCTGCACATTGCTCCATCAAATTGAGGAAGGCTTGAACCTTGTGAGCTTCTTATTCCCATACATCCCAATCCCAGTAAATCGTCGGCGTGACAAAGCACGGATCAAGCTTACGGGACTGCTTTCAGAGATTGTGATGTCACGTAAGAGCTTCGACCGTGTCGAGGAGGATGTGCTCCAGAGACTCATGGATTCAACGTACAAAGACGGCCGTGCCACGACCTTAGGAGAAGTCAGTGGGTTAATCCTCGGTTTGATTTTTGCTGGCAAACACACGAGCGCAACGACTATCACGTGGACTGGAGCACAACTTTTGAGCCATCAAAAGTTCTTAGTTGCAGCTATGGATGAGCAAAAGCAAATAATTGGAAAGTACAAGGAGAACATTGACTACAGTGTTTTGTCAGAGATGCGGACGCTGCATAGTTGCATCAAAGAGGCGGCACGTATGCACCCTGCATTGCCAACATTAGTCCGCAAGGTACAGAGAGACATCACCGTGACTTCAAAAGGGGGAAATGAATATGGTATCCCAAAAGGCAACACCTTAGTAAACCTTGTCTTGGTGAACGGCATGTTACCACACATTTACAATGATCCTGAGGTGTATGATCCAGATCGGTTTGGTCCAGGGAGGGAAGAGGACAAAGTTGCTGGTAAATTCTCTTACACATCATTTGGATGTGGAAGGCATGCTTGCAGCGGCGAGGCCTATGCTTACATGCAAATTAAAATTATCTTGAGCCATTTGCTGAGAAATTTTGAGCTCAAATTGATTTCTCCATTCCCCAAGGCAGACTGGAGCAAGATTACGCCAGAGCCCAAAGGAGAAGTGATGGTAAGCTACAAGAGATGTCGTCTGGCAGGCAAATAA